The following proteins are encoded in a genomic region of Cricetulus griseus strain 17A/GY chromosome 7, alternate assembly CriGri-PICRH-1.0, whole genome shotgun sequence:
- the LOC100763532 gene encoding olfactory receptor 1468, with amino-acid sequence MMGNNQTVISQFLLLGMPIPPEHQNMFFTLFLAMYLTTVLGNLLIIILILLDSHLHTPMYLFLSNLSFSDLCFSSVTMPKLLQNMQSRDTFISYVDCLTQMYFLMAFGDMESLLLVVMAYDRYVAICFPLHYTSIMNPKFCACLLMPLWMLTLLDAMMHTMLVARLSFCDDNVIPHFFCDISALLKLACSDTYVNELMIFITGGPIIIVPFLLIVISYARIVSSILKVSSTRGIHKVFSTCGSHLSVVSLFYGTIFGLYFSPSDNNSTVKETTMAMMFTVVTPMLNPFIYSLRNRDIKQALIRLTCKRKITL; translated from the coding sequence atgatgggaaacaaTCAAACTGTcatctcccagttcctcctcctgggCATGCCCATCCCACCAGAGCACCAGAACATGTTCTTTACCCTGTTCCTGGCCATGTACCTCACCACTGTCCTGGGGAACCTgctcatcatcatcctcatcctactggactcccatctccacacacccatgtacttatTTCTCAgcaacttgtccttctctgatctctgcttctcctctgtCACAATGCCCAAATTGCTGCAGAACATGCAGAGCCGGGACACATTCATCTCCTATGTGGATTGTCTGACACAAATGTACTTTTTAATGGCTTTTGGAGATATGGAGAGCTTGCTTCTTGTggtcatggcctatgaccgctatgtggccatctgcttcCCCCTTCATTACACCAGTATCATGAACCCCAAGTTCTGTGCTTGTCTATTGATGCCATTGTGGATGCTAACCCTATTGGATGCCATGATGCACACCATGCTTGTGGCtagattgtctttttgtgacgaCAACGTGATTCCCCACTTTTTCTGTGACATATCTGCTCTTCTGAAGCTGGCCTGCTCAGACACGTATGTTAATGAGTTGATGATATTTATCACAGGAGGGCCTATCATTATTGTACCATTCCTACTCATTGTTATATCCTATGCAAGGATTGTCTCCTCTATTCTCAAAGTATCTTCTACTCGGGGAATCCACAAGGTCTTCTCTACCTGTGGTTCCCACCTGTCTGTGGTGTCTCTGTTCTATGGGACAATTTTTGGTCTCTACTTCTCTCCATCAGATAATAACTCTACTGTGAAAGAGACTACCATGGCTATGATGTTCACAGTGGTGACTCCCATGCTGAACCCCTTCATCTATAGCCTGAGAAACAGAGACATAAAGCAGGCTCTAATAAGACTTACCTGCAAAAGGAAAATCACTTTGTAA
- the LOC100765576 gene encoding olfactory receptor 1468: protein MSEGNQTVISQFLLLGLPIPREQQHLFYALFLTMYLTTVLGNLLIIILILLDSHLHTPMYFFLSNLSFSDLCFSSVTMPKLLHNMQSQVPFIPYAGCLAQTYFFLFFGDLESFLLVAMAYDRYVAICFPLHYTSIMSPKLCVSLVLLSWVLTASHAMLHTLLLTRLSFCENNVIPHFFCDLSALLKLACSDIHINELVVLIIGGLVVVLPFLLIIGSYAQIVSSILKVPSTRGVHKVFSTCGSHLSVVSLFFGTIIGLYLCPSANNSTMKDTVMSMMYTVVTPMLNPFIYSLRNRDMKGALKRVFQKKSLFGL from the coding sequence ATGTCTGAAGGCAATCAAACTGTCATCTCTCAGTTCCTCCTCCTAGGCCTGCCCATCCCCCGAGAGCAACAGCACCTGTTCTATGCCCTGTTCCTGACCATGTACCTCACCACCGTCCTGGGGAACCTgctcatcatcatcctcatcctactggactcccatctccacacacccatgtacttctttctcagcaacttgtccttctctgacctctgcttttCCTCTGTCACAATGCCCAAGTTGCTGCACAACATGCAAAGTCAAGTTCCATTCATCCCCTATGCAGGCTGCCTGGCAcaaacatatttctttttgttttttggagatcTTGAGAGCTTCCTCCTTGTggccatggcctatgaccgctatgtggccatctgcttcCCTCTTCATTATACCAGCATCATGAGCCCCAAGCTCTGCGTGAGTCTGGTGCTGCTGTCCTGGGTGCTGACAGCATCACATGCCATGTTGCACACTTTGCTCTTAACTAGATTGTCTTTCTGCGAAAACAACGTGATTCCCCATTTTTTCTGTGATCTGTCAGCACTACTGAAGCTGGCCTGCTCTGATATTCACATTAATGAGCTGGTGGTATTGATCATAGGAGGACTTGTTGTTGTACTTCCTTTCCTACTCATCATAGGATCTTATGCACAAATTGTCTCCTCCATTCTCAAGGTCCCATCAACTCGAGGCGTCCACAAAGTCTTCTCCACTTGTGGTTCTCATTTGTCTGTGGTGTCACTGTTCTTTGGGACAATTATTGGCCTCTACTTATGTCCATCTGCTAATAACTCTACCATGAAGGACACTGTCATGTCTATGATGTACACAGTGGTGACTCCCATGTTGAACCCCTTCATCTACAGTCTGAGGAACAGAGACATGAAAGGAGCCCTAAAAAGAGTGTTTCAAAAGAAAAGTCTGTTCGGACTATGA